From one Culex quinquefasciatus strain JHB chromosome 3, VPISU_Cqui_1.0_pri_paternal, whole genome shotgun sequence genomic stretch:
- the LOC119769149 gene encoding uncharacterized protein LOC119769149, giving the protein MIQPVRSISSSSLVSMLKEQWFFRNSVPEIVITDNASCFLSKEFKDFIDHFKVTHWLNSRYHSQANPVERVNRTVNAAIRTYCKDDQRMWDTRAVEIEMILNTSVHGSTGFTPFFITRGHEMSEVGTDHKLSRHGENLTAEQLEERRKERFQEIYRIVVKNLEKAHETSRNTYNLRHRQFAKSFVDGQLVYLRNMKQSNAAERYNAKYGPQFLPCRIKAKHGSSSYELQDLNGKNLGIWPAAHLKPG; this is encoded by the coding sequence ATGATCCAACCCGTGCGAAGCATCAGCAGTTCGTCCCTCGTCTCGATGCTCAAGGAGCAGTGGTTCTTCCGGAACTCTGTGCCCGAGATCGTGATCACGGACAACGCTTCTTGCTTCTTGTCCAAGGAGTTCAAGGATTTCATCGACCACTTCAAAGTTACGCACTGGCTCAACTCGCGTTACCACTCACAGGCTAATCCTGTCGAGAGGGTAAACCGCACGGTCAACGCCGCCATCAGAACCTACTGCAAGGATGACCAGCGGATGTGGGACACTCGCGCGGTTGAAATCGAGATGATTCTCAACACTAGCGTCCACGGATCGACCGGATTCACCCCGTTTTTCATAACGCGCGGGCACGAGATGTCTGAAGTCGGAACCGACCATAAGTTGTCACGACACGGCGAAAATCTCACTGCCGAGCAGCTGGAGGAACGTAGGAAGGAAAGGTTTCAGGAGATCTACCGGATCGTCGTGAAGAACCTCGAAAAAGCACACGAAACATCCCGCAACACATACAATCTTCGCCACCGTCAGTTCGCAAAATCGTTTGTTGACGGCCAGCTTGTTTACCTTCGAAATATGAAGCAGTCAAATGCCGCGGAAAGGTACAACGCGAAGTACGGCCCCCAGTTTCTTCCCTGCCGAATAAAGGCCAAACACGGTTCTTCGTCCTACGAGCTGCAAGATCTCAACGGCAAGAATCTTGGGATTTGGCCAGCCGCACACCTGAAACCCGGATAA